A part of Dreissena polymorpha isolate Duluth1 chromosome 13, UMN_Dpol_1.0, whole genome shotgun sequence genomic DNA contains:
- the LOC127854832 gene encoding EKC/KEOPS complex subunit Lage3-like gives MAKQLSLDVQVPFQSQREAEIAFGTLSVDAEPKRGGTRKKMDVEQCTLKVHFEAEEARSLRVAVNSFFDHLTLVIKTIETFGPPKPVIAET, from the exons ATGGCCAAACAGTTGTCATT AGATGTGCAAGTGCCTTTTCAAAGTCAGCGCGAGGCAGAGATCGCTTTTGGAACACTGAGTGTTGATGCTGAGCCAAAACGTGGGGGCACAAGGAAAAAGATGGATGTGGAGCAGTGCACTTTGAAAGT GCATTTTGAAGCGGAAGAAGCAAGATCACTACGAGTAGCAGTGAATTCATTTTTTGACcatttaaccttggtcataaaaACAATAGAGACATTTGGACCACCAAAGCCAGTTATTGCAGAGACTTGA